In Mycetocola zhujimingii, one DNA window encodes the following:
- a CDS encoding bifunctional [glutamine synthetase] adenylyltransferase/[glutamine synthetase]-adenylyl-L-tyrosine phosphorylase: MRRDQATLSELARLGFAGLSGVRALLDELDGVVTVDVAGLLPQFGLAADPDQALGCLVRIGRMHPSELNEVFANPGRTETLIRLLGASTGLAEFFQRHPAELERIPDRPRRLPTRAELTESMLDSVGAKNGFAEVTDDEAWTRLRVRYRRWLARIAAHDLRAVDPVSVFDSVARALSDAASAAFEASIAVARTQVTQPGNGPMLFSADEVRATRFAVIGMGKAGAGELNYVSDVDVIFVAEGDESAGLSNQRAIDVATRLAMLTMRGLGQSGIEPELWEVDPNLRPEGKQGALVRTLESHLAYYERWAKSWEFQALLKARAFAGDAELGEQYVDAIAPFVWSSAGREGFVDSVQRMRERVTEHIPADEVHYQLKLGPGGLRDIEFTVQLLQLVHGAVDAGVRERSTLLALDALSANSYIGREEASAFAADYRFLRVLEHRLQLAGLRRTHLMPRDKEELRVLARASTLAPNADALVTRWESTKHEVRSLHERLFYRPLLAAVAALPDEEVALSPAQAEARLAAIGFRDPKGALSHIAALTAGVSRRATIQRHLLPVMLRWLAEGADPDYGLIAFRRLSESLGGTHWFLRTLRDSSGVAERLTRVLSGSRYIGELLDQIPEAAAWLADNNDLHGRSLAAIEDEMWAILARHDTDAAAAKAIRRVRRREILRLALGSVLGVIELPELSRGLTDITTGTIRALVRLIRRTDGLGEDSLEFAVIGMGRYGGAELGFGSDADVMYVYRATAMDNEQSHRAANRIVAELNRLSEDHRLPLDLDVGLRPEGKNGAVTRSLDSYRAYYERWSLTWEAQALLRADGVAGDDALITDFESLADAIRYPVEISDAAVREVKRIKARVENERLPQGADPSRHVKLGRGSLSDVEWFVQLLQLEHGAAIPGLRTTSTLGALQVAVENDLVTPESAERLRAAWIFASRLRSAMTLWLNRTTDVLPSDRMQLNGIARILGYPPASAARLEEDYLAVTRRARSVFEKQFYGTP, translated from the coding sequence ATGCGACGCGACCAGGCAACGCTCAGTGAACTCGCTCGGCTCGGCTTCGCCGGGCTGAGCGGGGTCAGGGCGCTTCTCGACGAACTCGACGGTGTCGTTACCGTCGATGTGGCAGGGCTGCTTCCTCAGTTCGGCCTCGCTGCAGATCCCGACCAGGCGCTCGGCTGCCTGGTCAGGATCGGGCGGATGCACCCGAGCGAACTCAACGAGGTATTCGCGAACCCGGGGCGCACGGAGACTCTGATCAGGCTCCTGGGCGCGTCGACGGGCCTCGCTGAGTTCTTCCAGCGGCATCCCGCCGAACTCGAACGCATCCCCGACCGGCCCCGCCGGCTTCCGACGCGCGCGGAACTGACCGAGAGCATGCTCGATTCTGTCGGCGCGAAGAACGGGTTTGCCGAGGTCACCGACGATGAGGCGTGGACCCGACTCCGGGTGCGTTATCGGCGCTGGCTGGCACGGATCGCCGCGCACGACCTGCGGGCGGTCGACCCGGTCTCGGTGTTCGACTCCGTCGCCAGAGCCCTGTCTGACGCGGCATCCGCAGCATTTGAAGCATCCATCGCGGTCGCCAGGACCCAGGTCACCCAGCCGGGGAACGGCCCGATGCTGTTTTCGGCCGATGAGGTGCGCGCGACGCGGTTTGCGGTGATCGGGATGGGCAAGGCCGGCGCTGGCGAGCTCAACTACGTCAGCGATGTCGATGTGATCTTCGTGGCGGAGGGCGACGAGTCGGCCGGGCTGTCGAACCAGCGCGCCATCGATGTGGCAACGCGACTGGCGATGCTGACCATGCGCGGGCTCGGACAGTCGGGTATCGAGCCCGAGCTCTGGGAGGTGGATCCCAACCTGCGGCCCGAGGGCAAGCAGGGAGCGCTCGTTCGCACCCTCGAGTCCCATCTGGCGTACTACGAACGGTGGGCGAAGAGCTGGGAGTTCCAGGCACTGCTCAAGGCGCGGGCGTTCGCCGGTGACGCCGAACTGGGCGAGCAGTACGTCGACGCGATAGCGCCGTTTGTCTGGTCAAGCGCGGGCAGGGAGGGCTTCGTCGACTCCGTGCAGCGGATGCGCGAGAGGGTGACCGAGCACATTCCCGCCGACGAGGTTCACTATCAACTCAAGCTGGGGCCGGGCGGACTCCGGGATATCGAGTTCACCGTGCAGCTCCTCCAGCTGGTGCACGGTGCCGTTGACGCCGGCGTGCGCGAACGTTCCACGCTGCTGGCGCTCGACGCACTGAGCGCCAACAGTTACATCGGGCGGGAGGAAGCCTCGGCCTTCGCCGCGGACTACCGTTTCCTGCGGGTCCTCGAACACCGGTTGCAGCTTGCCGGCCTTCGCCGCACCCACCTGATGCCCCGTGACAAGGAAGAACTTCGCGTGCTCGCGCGGGCGTCGACGCTCGCGCCCAACGCCGATGCGCTCGTCACCCGCTGGGAAAGTACCAAGCACGAGGTGAGGAGCCTCCACGAGCGGCTGTTCTACCGTCCGTTGCTGGCCGCGGTTGCTGCCCTCCCCGACGAGGAAGTTGCGCTGAGCCCCGCACAGGCAGAGGCGCGCCTCGCTGCCATCGGATTCAGGGACCCGAAGGGCGCGCTGTCGCACATTGCAGCGCTCACCGCGGGCGTGTCCAGGCGCGCGACGATTCAACGCCACCTGCTGCCGGTCATGCTTCGCTGGCTTGCCGAGGGCGCCGACCCCGACTACGGTCTCATCGCGTTCCGCCGGCTGAGCGAATCGCTCGGAGGAACCCACTGGTTCCTCCGAACCCTCCGGGACTCATCCGGGGTGGCCGAACGCCTCACCCGGGTGCTCAGCGGCTCCCGCTACATCGGTGAACTCCTCGACCAGATCCCCGAGGCCGCTGCCTGGCTCGCCGACAACAACGACCTTCACGGCAGGTCGCTCGCGGCCATCGAAGACGAGATGTGGGCGATTCTCGCGAGGCACGACACGGATGCCGCAGCGGCGAAGGCTATTCGCCGCGTGCGCCGCCGGGAGATTCTCCGCCTCGCACTCGGCTCGGTGCTCGGGGTCATCGAACTGCCCGAACTCAGCCGCGGCCTCACCGACATCACCACGGGAACCATCAGGGCGCTTGTCCGCCTGATCCGACGCACCGATGGCCTTGGGGAGGACAGCCTCGAGTTCGCGGTGATCGGGATGGGCAGGTATGGCGGCGCTGAACTCGGTTTCGGATCCGACGCTGACGTCATGTATGTCTACCGGGCGACGGCCATGGACAACGAGCAGTCCCACCGGGCGGCCAACCGTATCGTGGCGGAGCTCAACCGGCTGAGCGAAGACCATCGGTTGCCGCTCGACCTCGACGTCGGGCTGCGCCCCGAGGGAAAGAACGGCGCTGTCACCCGCTCGCTCGACTCCTACCGGGCCTATTACGAGCGGTGGTCGCTCACCTGGGAGGCACAGGCATTGCTCCGCGCGGACGGTGTCGCGGGTGACGACGCACTGATCACCGACTTCGAGTCGCTGGCGGACGCCATCCGTTATCCAGTGGAGATCTCGGATGCCGCGGTGCGCGAGGTCAAGCGCATCAAAGCCAGGGTCGAGAACGAGCGGCTGCCGCAGGGCGCTGACCCGTCGAGGCACGTCAAACTGGGCCGCGGGTCGTTGAGCGACGTTGAGTGGTTCGTGCAGTTGCTCCAGCTTGAGCACGGTGCTGCGATCCCAGGCCTCAGGACGACGAGTACCCTGGGGGCGCTCCAGGTAGCCGTGGAGAACGACCTGGTCACGCCGGAGAGCGCAGAACGCCTTCGGGCGGCATGGATCTTCGCGTCCCGGCTCAGGTCGGCCATGACCCTGTGGTTGAACCGCACGACAGATGTCCTGCCGAGTGACCGGATGCAGTTGAACGGCATCGCGCGGATTCTCGGGTACCCGCCGGCATCCGCCGCCCGGCTCGAGGAGGATTACCTCGCCGTGACCCGCCGCGCGCGCAGCGTCTTCGAGAAGCAGTTCTACGGGACCCCGTAG
- a CDS encoding glutamine synthetase family protein: MDKQRDFVLRTIEERGVKFVRLWFTDVVGTLKSVAIAPAEVEGAFAEGLGFDGSAIEGLSRSYESDLLAVPDPTTFQLLPWRGEIDPTARMFCDITTPDGLPAVSDPRNVLKRTLEKAADRGFTFYTHPEIEFYLLKSAKLGKEGPVPVDSAGYFDNVPGGTAHDFRRRSVRMLEDLGISVEFSHHEAGPGQNEIDLRYADALTTADNIMTFRTVIKEVAIEQGVYATFMPKPLSDQPGSGMHTHMSLFEGDSNAFYEAGAQYQLSKVGRQFIAGLLRHAPEITAVTNQFVNSYKRLWGTVGRNGLAEAPSFVTWGHNNRSALVRVPLYKPNKGGSARVEYRAIDSAANPYLAYSLLLAAGLKGIEEGYDLPPEAEDNVWSLSDSERRALGYSALPASLDHAIQLMEESELVAETLGEQVFNYVLANKRQEWHEYRAQVTPYELEKNLEIL; encoded by the coding sequence ATGGATAAGCAGCGCGACTTCGTTCTTCGTACTATCGAGGAGCGGGGAGTCAAGTTCGTCCGGCTGTGGTTCACCGACGTCGTCGGCACCCTGAAGTCAGTGGCCATCGCCCCGGCCGAGGTCGAGGGTGCTTTTGCCGAGGGTCTCGGTTTCGACGGGTCAGCCATTGAGGGCCTGAGCCGCTCGTACGAATCGGACCTGCTCGCTGTACCTGACCCGACAACGTTCCAGCTTCTTCCCTGGCGCGGCGAGATCGACCCGACCGCCCGCATGTTCTGCGACATCACGACGCCGGACGGTCTCCCGGCGGTGTCTGACCCGCGCAACGTCCTCAAGCGGACCCTGGAGAAAGCGGCCGACAGAGGCTTCACCTTCTACACGCACCCCGAGATCGAGTTCTACCTGCTCAAGTCGGCCAAGCTCGGCAAGGAGGGTCCGGTTCCTGTCGACTCGGCGGGCTACTTCGACAACGTTCCCGGCGGAACGGCACACGACTTCCGTCGTCGCAGCGTCCGGATGCTCGAAGACCTCGGTATTTCCGTCGAGTTCAGCCACCACGAGGCCGGACCCGGTCAGAACGAAATCGACCTGCGATATGCGGACGCGCTCACCACGGCGGATAACATCATGACGTTCCGCACGGTGATCAAAGAGGTGGCCATCGAGCAGGGCGTCTACGCGACGTTCATGCCGAAGCCGCTCTCTGACCAGCCAGGCTCGGGCATGCACACGCACATGTCACTGTTCGAGGGCGACAGCAACGCGTTCTACGAGGCGGGTGCCCAGTACCAGCTCTCCAAGGTCGGCCGGCAGTTCATCGCCGGGTTGCTCCGCCACGCGCCGGAGATCACCGCGGTGACCAACCAGTTCGTCAACTCATACAAGCGACTCTGGGGCACCGTCGGTCGTAACGGGCTTGCCGAAGCGCCGAGCTTCGTCACCTGGGGGCACAACAACCGTTCGGCGCTCGTTCGCGTTCCGCTGTACAAGCCCAACAAGGGCGGAAGCGCCCGTGTCGAGTACCGCGCCATCGACTCCGCCGCGAACCCGTACCTCGCATACTCGCTCCTCCTCGCCGCCGGACTCAAGGGCATCGAGGAAGGCTATGACCTCCCGCCAGAAGCTGAGGACAACGTCTGGAGCCTGAGCGACTCTGAGCGCAGGGCACTGGGCTACTCGGCCCTGCCCGCGAGCCTCGACCACGCCATCCAGTTGATGGAGGAGTCGGAACTCGTCGCGGAGACGCTCGGTGAGCAGGTCTTCAACTACGTTCTGGCCAACAAACGGCAGGAATGGCACGAGTACCGTGCGCAGGTGACCCCGTACGAGCTCGAGAAGAACCTCGAGATCCTCTAA
- the panB gene encoding 3-methyl-2-oxobutanoate hydroxymethyltransferase: protein MSEPMKSAPSSSPARVRTRHFQRAKEQGIKITGLTSYDMLTARIFDEAGIDFLLVGDSAGNNVLGYDTTLPVTVDELIPLTRAVAGAAKRALVVADMPFGSYENGPEDALKTALRFMKETGAQAVKLEGGERSHDQIRRIVSAGIPVMGHIGFTPQSEHGLGGHMIQGRGDAVEQLLRDARSVQDAGAFAVVLEMVPAESADLVTAELDIPTIGVGAGPHVSGQLLVWTDFAGLTTGRIPSFVKKYADVRGALTDAVAAFRTEVSDGIYPGDEYSYH, encoded by the coding sequence ATGAGCGAGCCAATGAAGAGCGCACCGTCGTCCAGCCCTGCCCGAGTTCGCACACGCCACTTCCAGCGTGCGAAAGAGCAGGGCATCAAGATCACCGGGCTCACCAGCTACGACATGCTCACCGCCCGGATTTTCGACGAGGCAGGCATCGACTTCCTCCTCGTCGGCGACTCCGCCGGAAACAACGTGCTCGGCTACGACACGACGCTTCCCGTCACCGTCGACGAACTCATCCCGCTCACCCGCGCTGTCGCCGGTGCGGCAAAACGTGCTCTCGTCGTCGCCGACATGCCCTTCGGATCTTACGAAAACGGTCCGGAGGATGCTCTCAAGACGGCACTGCGGTTCATGAAGGAAACCGGAGCGCAGGCCGTCAAGCTTGAAGGCGGAGAACGGAGCCACGACCAGATTCGTCGCATCGTGTCCGCCGGCATCCCCGTGATGGGTCACATCGGCTTCACGCCGCAGAGCGAGCACGGACTCGGCGGCCACATGATCCAGGGCCGCGGTGACGCGGTCGAACAGCTGCTGCGCGACGCGCGGTCGGTTCAGGATGCCGGAGCGTTCGCGGTTGTCCTGGAAATGGTGCCGGCCGAGAGCGCGGATCTCGTCACGGCCGAACTCGACATTCCGACCATCGGTGTCGGCGCCGGACCTCACGTTTCAGGGCAGCTGCTGGTCTGGACCGACTTCGCGGGACTCACCACGGGCCGTATCCCGTCGTTCGTCAAGAAATACGCCGACGTGCGCGGCGCGCTGACCGATGCGGTAGCCGCCTTCCGCACCGAGGTGTCCGACGGGATCTACCCCGGCGACGAGTACAGCTACCACTAG
- the map gene encoding type I methionyl aminopeptidase codes for MPKDPNGHLIAGVRSPERQVPPPIRRPEYVGRKSPAKYTGSNVYSPTEIERIRTAGRIAADAIALVGENVRPGVTTDELDAIGHRYLIEHGAYPSTLGYRGFPKSVCSSVNEVVCHGIPDNTVLEDGDIVNIDITAYLDGMHGDSNRTFIAGTAAEEVRLLVERTEESLRRGIKAIAPGRQVNVIGRAIESYAKRFGYGVIRDFTGHGVGSAFHSGLIIPHYDSAPQYDTVMEVGMVFTIEPMLTLGSHEWDLWADDWTVTTKDKSMTAQFEHTLVVTETGADILTLPSGAAV; via the coding sequence ATGCCTAAGGACCCGAACGGCCACCTGATCGCCGGCGTCAGATCCCCCGAGCGCCAGGTGCCGCCGCCGATCCGCCGGCCCGAGTATGTCGGCCGGAAATCGCCCGCGAAATACACGGGCTCCAACGTGTACTCGCCGACTGAGATCGAGCGAATCCGTACCGCCGGCCGAATTGCCGCGGATGCCATAGCCCTCGTTGGCGAGAACGTGCGGCCTGGGGTCACCACCGACGAGCTCGACGCGATCGGGCACCGCTACCTCATCGAGCACGGTGCGTACCCGTCGACGCTCGGCTACCGGGGCTTTCCGAAGTCCGTGTGCAGTTCGGTCAACGAGGTCGTCTGCCACGGCATCCCCGACAACACGGTGCTCGAGGACGGCGACATCGTCAACATCGACATCACCGCGTACCTCGACGGAATGCATGGCGACAGCAACAGGACCTTCATCGCCGGCACGGCTGCCGAAGAGGTCAGGCTCCTCGTGGAACGCACTGAGGAATCCCTCAGGCGGGGCATCAAGGCAATCGCGCCCGGGCGACAGGTCAACGTGATCGGCAGAGCGATCGAATCGTACGCAAAACGATTCGGCTACGGCGTGATTCGCGACTTCACCGGTCACGGAGTGGGGAGCGCATTCCACTCCGGACTGATCATCCCCCACTACGACTCAGCACCCCAGTACGACACGGTGATGGAAGTCGGCATGGTCTTCACCATCGAGCCCATGCTCACCCTCGGCAGCCACGAGTGGGACCTGTGGGCCGACGACTGGACAGTGACAACAAAGGACAAGAGCATGACAGCGCAATTCGAGCACACCCTGGTCGTCACTGAAACCGGTGCGGACATCCTGACACTGCCATCGGGAGCAGCAGTATGA
- the ppgK gene encoding polyphosphate--glucose phosphotransferase, protein MTAPTTAVGIDIGGTGIKGAVVDLATGTLLSDRIKVPTPEGGTPEDIVAQTVKLVEQLQVHDPDAPVGVCFPAVVKHGVTLSAANISKLWIGLQAETYFEDALGRDITFVNDADAAGYAEARFGAAKGIEGVALMTTLGTGIGTAILHNGVLVPNAEFGHIEIDGVDAETRASNSAREREGLSWKEWAKRLQTYYSRLEAYFSPDLFIVGGGVSKHHEQFLPRLTLTAPIVPAVHRNNAGILGAASLAVRTIPPLS, encoded by the coding sequence ATGACCGCCCCGACGACCGCCGTCGGCATCGATATCGGTGGAACAGGGATCAAGGGCGCCGTCGTCGACCTGGCGACAGGCACGCTGCTGAGCGACCGGATCAAAGTGCCAACGCCCGAAGGCGGCACACCGGAAGACATCGTCGCGCAGACGGTGAAATTGGTCGAACAGCTCCAGGTGCACGACCCTGACGCACCGGTTGGCGTCTGCTTCCCCGCTGTCGTCAAGCACGGCGTCACACTGTCGGCCGCGAACATTTCGAAGCTGTGGATCGGACTCCAGGCCGAGACGTATTTCGAGGATGCCCTCGGCAGGGATATCACGTTCGTCAATGACGCGGATGCCGCTGGCTACGCCGAGGCCAGGTTCGGCGCGGCGAAGGGAATCGAGGGTGTCGCACTCATGACAACGCTCGGCACCGGGATCGGCACCGCGATTCTTCACAACGGCGTTCTCGTGCCCAACGCCGAGTTCGGGCACATCGAGATCGACGGGGTCGACGCTGAGACGCGAGCCTCGAACTCGGCGCGCGAGCGGGAGGGCCTGTCGTGGAAGGAGTGGGCGAAGCGGCTCCAGACCTACTACTCCCGGCTGGAGGCGTACTTCTCCCCCGACCTCTTCATCGTCGGCGGCGGCGTGTCCAAGCACCATGAACAGTTCCTGCCGCGGCTCACGCTGACGGCCCCGATTGTGCCGGCCGTCCACCGCAACAACGCGGGTATTCTCGGCGCCGCGTCGCTCGCGGTGCGCACGATCCCACCGCTCAGCTGA
- a CDS encoding zinc ribbon domain-containing protein, whose protein sequence is MKSSLAEQKKLLELHTIDSGLARIAHREKSLPEIAEYTAVSRERTELSGRIAAELGELEDAKTELGRLESDAGVVDARIARDTERMNSTSSTKDVAAFESELESLYRRKTNLEDMELVVMERVEIAEAQLSATRDLDSDLEVKLHEIGTRRRAALDELAQERATLTAQRHLLEDSVTPELLALYEKLRSKTGTGAALFRAGTCGACTMSLTGNELVKVRSAEIDEVLECPECGAIMVRTEESGLW, encoded by the coding sequence GTGAAATCCAGCCTCGCGGAGCAGAAGAAACTGCTCGAATTGCACACCATCGATTCCGGGCTCGCCCGCATCGCCCACCGGGAGAAGAGCCTGCCGGAGATCGCCGAGTACACGGCAGTGTCCAGGGAGCGGACGGAACTCAGCGGTCGCATCGCCGCAGAGCTCGGTGAGCTCGAGGACGCGAAGACCGAACTCGGCCGGCTGGAAAGCGATGCCGGCGTGGTCGACGCTCGCATCGCGAGGGACACCGAGCGCATGAACTCAACCTCGAGCACGAAAGACGTCGCCGCGTTCGAGTCTGAACTCGAGTCGCTCTACCGGCGCAAAACGAACCTCGAGGACATGGAACTTGTTGTCATGGAACGCGTCGAGATCGCCGAGGCACAGCTCTCCGCGACTCGCGACCTCGACAGCGACCTCGAGGTGAAGCTCCACGAGATCGGGACGAGACGCCGTGCGGCGCTCGACGAACTCGCTCAGGAGCGCGCGACGCTCACGGCACAGCGTCACCTCCTCGAGGACTCGGTAACCCCCGAGCTTCTCGCGCTGTACGAGAAGCTGCGATCGAAGACCGGCACCGGTGCCGCACTGTTCCGTGCCGGGACCTGCGGGGCGTGCACGATGTCGCTCACCGGAAACGAACTCGTGAAGGTACGCAGCGCCGAGATCGATGAGGTTCTCGAATGCCCTGAGTGCGGCGCCATCATGGTGCGCACCGAGGAGTCTGGTCTCTGGTAG
- a CDS encoding Nif3-like dinuclear metal center hexameric protein, translating into MPYSLREVRDTVESLWPMAGAESWDASGLIAGDPDDQISRVLFAVDAVSETAAQAVESKTDLLLVHHPLLLRGVTTIAGDTYKGSVLTRLIRGHCALLAAHTNADVVADGTSGVLAKLLGLTDVVPLVPSADGVSGIGRAGRLPATTSLGHLAHTLAKILPATATGIRVSGDYDSEIRTVALCGGAGDSLLREDTVTSADVYITSDLRHHPASEAREQAILGEGPALIDVSHWASEWLWLDVAAAQLAERLPDLSIAVSDIRTDPWDFVVTQ; encoded by the coding sequence GTGCCATATTCACTCCGCGAGGTCCGCGACACTGTCGAGTCGCTGTGGCCGATGGCCGGCGCTGAGTCATGGGATGCATCCGGCCTGATCGCCGGTGACCCGGATGATCAGATCTCCCGCGTGCTCTTCGCCGTCGACGCCGTGTCCGAGACCGCGGCCCAAGCCGTCGAGTCGAAGACCGACCTGCTGCTCGTGCACCACCCGCTTCTTCTCCGCGGTGTCACGACAATTGCCGGCGACACGTACAAGGGCTCAGTCCTCACCCGGCTGATTCGCGGACACTGCGCGCTGCTCGCCGCGCACACCAACGCGGATGTCGTCGCTGACGGAACCTCTGGAGTCCTCGCGAAGCTGCTGGGACTGACGGATGTTGTTCCACTCGTTCCCTCCGCCGACGGCGTCAGTGGCATTGGGCGGGCCGGGCGGTTGCCCGCCACGACATCGCTCGGCCACCTCGCACACACGCTCGCGAAAATTCTCCCGGCCACGGCCACCGGCATCCGTGTCTCCGGTGATTACGACTCCGAGATCAGGACAGTGGCTCTCTGCGGGGGAGCCGGTGACTCACTGCTTCGCGAGGATACCGTGACGAGCGCCGACGTGTACATCACAAGCGACCTTCGCCACCATCCTGCATCCGAAGCCCGTGAGCAGGCCATCCTCGGCGAAGGACCGGCACTCATCGATGTCTCACACTGGGCAAGCGAATGGCTGTGGCTCGACGTCGCTGCCGCACAGCTGGCCGAACGCCTGCCGGATCTCTCGATCGCCGTGAGCGACATCCGCACAGACCCATGGGACTTCGTCGTCACACAGTGA
- a CDS encoding manganese catalase family protein, producing MFFHVQRLINEIVPGEPDPAAANALQEGLGGQFGEMRTMMQYLFQSMNFRGPSAKPYRDLIQGIGTEEISHVELIGTTISRLLDGSPEYSGKPTDPVDKPGSGGATPLNIALSESNIHHYLVGAQGALPVDAAGNPWNGSWVYNSGNLVLDLLYNLMLESTGRLQKCRIYEMTDNVTARSTVAYLIVRDQAHENAYAKALETLGVNWKTALPIPKTNAEKFPEVKKLLDLGLQSKQYTFDLTGQSEAGKIFQGLSPSNDGTELIANEQAPAGVPSTIAPERFEEFSPGLDTDLLALIQATAEMELADIEALFAPVPPTK from the coding sequence GTGTTTTTTCACGTGCAACGACTGATCAACGAAATAGTGCCGGGCGAACCTGATCCCGCAGCAGCCAACGCGCTCCAGGAGGGGCTTGGCGGCCAATTCGGTGAAATGCGAACGATGATGCAATACCTGTTCCAGTCGATGAACTTCCGTGGTCCGAGCGCGAAACCGTACCGGGACCTGATCCAGGGAATTGGAACCGAAGAGATCAGTCACGTCGAACTGATCGGTACGACCATTTCGCGGCTGCTCGACGGGTCACCGGAATACTCGGGCAAGCCGACCGATCCTGTCGACAAGCCAGGTTCCGGGGGCGCGACACCGCTCAACATCGCCCTCTCTGAGAGCAACATTCACCACTACCTCGTTGGTGCGCAGGGTGCGCTTCCCGTCGACGCAGCGGGTAACCCGTGGAACGGGAGCTGGGTATACAACTCGGGCAACCTCGTTCTCGACCTGCTCTACAACCTCATGCTCGAGTCGACCGGCCGGCTGCAGAAGTGCCGCATCTACGAGATGACCGACAACGTGACGGCGCGCTCTACTGTCGCGTACCTGATCGTTCGCGACCAGGCACACGAGAACGCCTACGCGAAGGCGTTGGAGACCCTCGGCGTGAACTGGAAGACGGCGCTGCCCATTCCGAAGACGAACGCCGAGAAGTTCCCCGAGGTCAAGAAACTGCTCGATCTGGGCCTCCAGAGCAAGCAGTACACGTTCGACCTCACCGGGCAGTCGGAGGCGGGCAAGATCTTCCAGGGGCTCTCCCCCTCGAACGACGGTACAGAGCTCATCGCCAACGAGCAGGCACCGGCCGGGGTGCCCTCGACCATCGCGCCTGAGCGCTTTGAAGAGTTCTCCCCTGGACTCGACACCGATCTCCTGGCGCTCATCCAGGCAACCGCAGAGATGGAACTTGCCGACATCGAGGCGCTCTTCGCGCCGGTGCCGCCGACGAAGTAG
- a CDS encoding small multidrug efflux protein: MNPTEELVRNFQELVAQVPEFVQPFVVMLASMIPFVEGEGGALVGMIGGLNPILVGVAAAAGNFLSVLLVVVVSSRARGAVVDRRAARRQTVSVAAGGSAATEGGYVGTLEEVPAKPESKGRQRVKSWLLRFGVPGASILGPLAIPTQFTSAIFVAGGASRGWVLLWQAVAIALWTTAATVSAWAALTFIVGI; this comes from the coding sequence ATGAACCCCACAGAGGAACTCGTCCGCAATTTCCAGGAGCTCGTGGCCCAGGTGCCCGAGTTCGTTCAACCGTTCGTCGTGATGCTCGCGTCGATGATCCCATTCGTCGAGGGTGAGGGTGGTGCGCTCGTCGGTATGATCGGTGGGCTTAACCCGATTCTCGTCGGCGTCGCAGCGGCAGCCGGCAACTTCCTCAGCGTCCTCCTCGTCGTCGTTGTGAGTTCCAGGGCGCGTGGTGCTGTGGTGGATCGCCGGGCAGCGCGCCGCCAGACCGTGAGCGTTGCTGCGGGGGGATCCGCTGCCACGGAGGGTGGATACGTTGGGACGCTCGAGGAAGTCCCGGCGAAGCCTGAGTCGAAGGGCCGGCAACGGGTCAAGAGCTGGCTTCTGCGGTTCGGCGTGCCGGGAGCCAGCATCCTCGGCCCCCTGGCGATCCCGACACAGTTCACCTCCGCGATCTTCGTTGCTGGCGGTGCCTCGCGCGGCTGGGTCCTGCTCTGGCAGGCCGTCGCGATCGCGCTGTGGACGACCGCAGCCACGGTCTCGGCCTGGGCCGCACTCACGTTCATCGTCGGCATCTGA